The following are from one region of the Mustela lutreola isolate mMusLut2 chromosome 9, mMusLut2.pri, whole genome shotgun sequence genome:
- the LIPT1 gene encoding lipoyltransferase 1, mitochondrial: protein MLIPFSMKNCFQLLCNYKVPAAGFKNKVKSGLIFQSVSSDIYQNLAVEDWIHDHVNLEGKPVLFLWRNSPSVVIGRHQNPWQECNLNLMREEGVKLARRRSGGGTVYHDMGNINLTFFTTKKKYDRMQNLKLVVRALNAVQPQLDIQATKRCDLLLDGQFKISGTASKIGRTTAYHHCTLLCSTDRTSLSSLLKSPYQGIRSNATASIPSIVKNLLEKDPTLTCEVLMNAIAAEYAAYHQIDNHINLINPTDETLFPGINNKARELQTWEWIYGKTPKFSINTSFNVLYEQSHLEIKIFIDIKDGRIEICNIEAPDHWLPLEICDKLNSSFIGSKFCPNEITMLTNILHRTCPEDDELHNRWNILCEKIKGIM from the coding sequence atgctGATCCCATTTTCCATGAAGAACTGCTTCCAGTTACTTTGTAACTACAAGGTCCCAGCAGCTgggtttaaaaacaaagtaaaaagtgGGCTCATTTTCCAATCAGTTTCCAGTGATATTTATCAAAATCTGGCTGTAGAAGACTGGATCCATGACCATGTGAATCTAGAAGGCAAGCCGGTTCTTTTCTTATGGAGAAATTCTCCTTCTGTTGTAATAGGCAGGCATCAGAATCCTTGGCAGGAGTGCAACCTGAATCTGATGAGAGAAGAAGGTGTGAAACTGGCTCGGAGAAGAAGTGGAGGAGGAACAGTCTACCATGATATGGGTAATATCAATTTGACTTTCTTTACAACCAAAAAAAAGTACGACAGAATGCAGAATCTAAAATTAGTTGTGAGGGCTCTGAATGCTGTCCAACCCCAGCTGGATATACAGGCCACCAAAAGATGTGACCTTTTGCTAGATGGGCAGTTTAAAATCTCAGGAACAGCTTCTAAAATTGGCCGGACTACTGCGTATCACCATTGCACTTTATTATGTAGTACCGATAGGACCTCATTGTCATCTTTGCTGAAGAGCCCTTACCAAGGGATCAGGAGCAATGCCACTGCAAGCATACCTTCCATAGtaaaaaatcttttggaaaaagaTCCCACTCTGACCTGCGAAGTACTCATGAATGCTATTGCAGCAGAGTATGCTGCTTATCATCAAATTGATAACCATATCAATCTAATAAATCCAACAGATGAGACCCTGTTTCCTGGAATAAATAACAAAGCCAGAGAACTACAGACCTGGGAGTGGATATATGGCAAAACTCCGAAGTTTAGTATAAATACTTCCTTTAATGTATTATATGAACAGTCAcacttggaaattaaaatatttatagacatAAAGGATGGAAGGATTGAAATCTGTAATATTGAAGCACCTGATCATTGGTTGCCACTGGAAATATGTGACAAATTAAATTCAAGTTTTATTGGCAGTAAGTTCTGCCCAAATGAAATTACTATGCTAACAAATATTTTACATAGAACATGTCCAGAAGATGATGAACTACACAATAGATGGAATATTCTCTGTGAAAAAATTAAGGGAATAATGTGA